In a genomic window of Magnolia sinica isolate HGM2019 chromosome 14, MsV1, whole genome shotgun sequence:
- the LOC131225142 gene encoding pentatricopeptide repeat-containing protein At2g44880-like: MNESTAAATLWSPKEKQCISLLLQHQQQKRGWSTARNPLLQIHAFILRHALDSNLSLLTKFISACSDPTPASDPLAGIRHARRVFDNRRSQDAFLCNSMIRAYLQNCQFRESVYLYRSLRQEGCFAPDNYTFPFLVKSCASNLAVEVGQQLHNQVIKMGIYFDLYVSTAMVDMYAKFGKVESSRRVFDEMPHKSPASWTAVIVGYARSGDVEIARELFEWMPNKDPASFNAMIDAVAKSGNVVLARQLFDEMPERNVISWTSMISGYCKNGNLDAARCLFDSMPEKNLFSWNVMIGGYCQNKQPHPALELFRQLQFDSSLQPDEVTAVSIIPAIADLGALDLGCWIHSYVRKKRLDRSSSVLTALIDMYAKCGEIQKAQQVFHKMPQKEVASWNAMINGFAVNGRAREALEVFLEMLSGGVKPNEVTMIGVLSACSHGGLVEEGKKWFSAMVEYGIDRRIEHYGCMVDLLGRAGHVEEAEELIERMPCEVNGIVLSSLLFACGCHGDVRRAERVMRKALELEPWNVGNHVMLRNMYAGERRWEDMAEVKGMMRRNGAKKEVGSSVIEVNCRVWEFVAGDRMHPKWELIYEVLGNLRANMMVQKGKEVWQLMAIGYEM; the protein is encoded by the coding sequence ATGAACGaatcaacagcagcagcaactctCTGGAGCCCAAAAGAAAAGCAATGCATCTCTCTCCTGCTGCAGCATCAGCAGCAGAAGAGGGGGTGGTCCACCGCCCGAAACCCTCTCCTCCAAATTCACGCATTCATCCTCAGGCACGCCCTCGATTCCAACCTCTCCCTCCTCACCAAATTCATCTCCGCCTGCTCCGACCCCACCCCAGCTTCCGACCCACTTGCTGGAATCCGTCACGCCCGCCGCGTGTTCGACAACCGTCGCAGCCAGGATGCGTTCCTCTGCAACTCCATGATTCGGGCCTATCTTCAGAACTGCCAGTTCAGAGAGTCCGTTTATCTCTATAGAAGCCTTAGGCAAGAAGGGTGCTTTGCTCCGGATAACTACACCTTCCCGTTTCTTGTGAAATCCTGTGCTTCCAATTTGGCCGTTGAAGTGGGCCAACAGCTCCACAATCAGGTTATCAAGATGGGcatctactttgatttgtatGTGTCGACGGCAATGGTTGATATGTATGCTAAATTTGGAAAGGTGGAGTCATCGAggagggtgtttgatgaaatgcctcacAAAAGTCCGGCGTCTTGGACTGCAGTAATTGTCGGTTATGCAAGGTCGGGAGATGTGGAAATTGCGAGGGAGTTGTTTGAGTGGATGCCGAATAAAGATCCTGCTTCCTTTAATGCCATGATCGATGCTGTTGCTAAATCAGGAAACGTGGTGCTTGCACGCCAATTGTTTGATGAGATGCCAGAGAGGAACGTGATCTCATGGACTTCAATGATCTCAGGCTACTGCAAGAACGGGAACTTGGATGCTGCTAGATGTCTGTTTGATTCAATGCCGGAGAAGAATCTGTTCTCTTGGAATGTGATGATTGGCGGGTACTGCCAGAATAAGCAACCACATCCAGCACTTGAATTGTTTCGGCAATTGCAGTTTGATTCGTCGTTGCAGCCAGATGAAGTGACTGCCGTGAGCATCATTCCGGCCATAGCTGATTTGGGTGCTCTTGATTTGGGGTGTTGGATCCATAGCTATGTCCGAAAAAAGAGACTTGATAGATCAAGCAGCGTTCTCACTGCTCTCATAGACATgtatgccaagtgtggtgaaattCAGAAAGCGCAACAGGTTTTTCACAAGATGCCTCAGAAAGAAGTAGCTTCTTGGAATGCTATGATCAATGGGTTTGCCGTCAATGGGCGGGCCAGGGAAGCACTTGAGGTGTTTTTGGAGATGCTAAGTGGAGGTGTTAAGCCAAATGAGGTGACAATGATAGGGGTATTGTCTGCTTGTAGTCATGGGGGCCTGGTGGAGGAGGGGAAGAAATGGTTTAGTGCAATGGTAGAGTATGGCATTGATCGAAGGATCGAGCACTATGGATGCATGGTTGATCTTTTGGGAAGGGCAGGTCATGTCGAGGAAGCTGAGGAGCTGATCGAGAGAATGCCATGTGAGGTGAATGGGATAGTCTTGAGCTCGTTGTTATTTGCTTGCGGATGCCATGGGGATGTCAGGAGGGCGGAGAGAGTGATGAGAAAGGCACTCGAACTGGAGCCATGGAATGTGGGGAACCATGTCATGTTGCGGAACATGTACGCTGGGGAGAGGAGATGGGAGGATATGGCTGAGGTTAAGGGGATGATGAGAAGGAATGGGGCCAAGAAAGAGGTTGGTAGTAGTGTTATTGAGGTGAATTGTAGGGTATGGGAGTTTGTAGCAGGAGATAGAATGCACCCAAAATGGGAATTGATATATGAGGTGCTGGGAAATTTGCGGGCGAACATGATGGTTCAAAAAGGGAAGGAAGTATGGCAATTAATGGCAATTGGATATGAAATGTAG